From a single Paenibacillus sp. FSL R5-0345 genomic region:
- the cobS gene encoding adenosylcobinamide-GDP ribazoletransferase gives MRERRDAAAAAFQFLSRFPVKSDPGFSPELLRRSVLFYPVVGAAIGLCVAAGAALTGWMLPAWPAAVITLILWVGLTGGLHLDGWMDSADGLLSYRPRERILEIMKDSRVGAMGVLACVLLLLLKASLVAALIEGYAYYELPLLLLPAIWSRWYMVRAMVHYPIARGNEGLAASFAGLAPSQERRALAIAALLSLAAAAAPLALGAGLGAWPLHLAAALLLPAAAWASGTVAARRISSRLGGLTGDVYGALNELLEVVLLLVLVLLQHNFM, from the coding sequence ATGAGGGAGCGCAGGGATGCTGCCGCGGCTGCCTTTCAGTTTTTGTCTCGGTTTCCTGTAAAGAGTGATCCCGGATTTTCTCCTGAGCTGCTGCGCCGAAGTGTGCTGTTCTATCCCGTGGTGGGTGCAGCTATAGGACTGTGCGTAGCTGCTGGAGCAGCTTTGACGGGCTGGATGTTACCGGCTTGGCCAGCCGCTGTTATTACCCTCATTTTATGGGTAGGACTTACTGGCGGCTTGCATCTCGATGGTTGGATGGACAGTGCGGATGGTCTGCTTAGCTACCGACCGAGGGAACGAATACTGGAGATTATGAAGGACAGCCGTGTGGGGGCGATGGGTGTGCTCGCCTGCGTGCTGCTCTTGCTGTTAAAAGCCTCTTTAGTGGCAGCATTAATCGAAGGCTACGCCTATTACGAGCTGCCACTGCTCTTGCTGCCAGCGATCTGGAGCCGCTGGTACATGGTGCGGGCAATGGTGCATTATCCCATTGCCCGCGGGAACGAGGGGCTGGCCGCGAGCTTCGCCGGCCTTGCTCCCTCGCAGGAGCGGCGCGCGCTGGCGATAGCCGCGCTGCTCTCGCTAGCCGCAGCCGCTGCGCCCCTGGCGCTCGGCGCGGGCTTAGGCGCGTGGCCGCTGCATCTGGCGGCAGCGTTACTGCTGCCGGCTGCAGCCTGGGCAAGCGGCACTGTGGCTGCGCGGCGGATCAGCAGCCGGCTCGGCGGGCTCACCGGCGATGTGTACGGCGCGCTGAATGAGCTGCTAGAGGTTGTGCTGCTACTAGTATTAGTGCTGCTCCAGCACAACTTTATGTAA
- a CDS encoding methyl-accepting chemotaxis protein, whose product MFRFKQSISRRFTRLLFVVLLLTSLLLSTSFYFISTSIFNSYVMPQINQILTAAAQDVYKNINTMHAQQALKKNEQAATNLEFYFQDKKKQHGVETIFLVNLKGKEAEVLTVDHDGKLKRDEIVKVSSAMQQALKGKSGLSDTYRDAHGVHKSAYIGIPGSTMVIGISSDVSFIQEKTNSILWTSAGITLLTLIIGSTGAWFMSMRITRPISKLAAYSARLAEGDFTEELTVNGTDEVAQLSRSFQAMTLRLKEMIGHVLVTSNTVVTDSNSLRERVDVLNEMADHSSSSVVEIGKGSTTIASSALDNSKAMEEINFGIQHIASAATEVTEQISEASAEASGGNEIAQSAVLQMRQVERASLQSLEQLQIMNERSVMIGEVVHSITEITKQIQMLSLNASIEAARAGEHGRGFAVVAGEVRKLSEQSRNANEQIRDFLLGLQEDMNRSVTEMNQVNSEVASGVGKVTEAGDAFNHLLILIQSINQNIQSVSAATQQISASTEEVSASVEETAQITSRSQESADTLSENSERQRIELEGHAVTVQHLYEQAKKLQEAVQQFKI is encoded by the coding sequence ATGTTTCGTTTCAAGCAGTCGATCAGTCGCCGATTCACGCGTTTATTGTTTGTAGTTCTATTACTCACGTCTCTTTTGTTAAGTACCAGCTTCTACTTTATATCCACCAGTATTTTCAACAGCTATGTCATGCCACAAATCAATCAAATTCTAACTGCAGCTGCTCAGGACGTATATAAGAATATAAACACCATGCATGCTCAGCAAGCACTAAAGAAGAACGAACAAGCAGCCACCAATCTTGAATTCTATTTTCAGGATAAGAAGAAGCAGCATGGGGTTGAGACTATTTTTCTAGTCAATCTTAAAGGCAAGGAAGCCGAGGTTCTGACCGTAGATCATGATGGAAAATTAAAGCGGGATGAAATTGTTAAGGTATCTTCTGCAATGCAGCAAGCTCTTAAAGGAAAGAGCGGACTAAGCGATACATACAGAGACGCCCATGGTGTACATAAGTCAGCTTATATCGGAATTCCCGGAAGTACGATGGTTATCGGAATCAGCAGTGATGTAAGCTTTATTCAAGAAAAAACAAACAGCATTCTGTGGACCAGTGCCGGGATCACTCTGCTAACGCTAATCATAGGTTCAACCGGTGCCTGGTTTATGAGCATGCGGATAACTCGTCCCATCTCTAAGCTTGCAGCTTACAGCGCCCGTCTCGCAGAGGGAGATTTCACAGAGGAATTAACGGTTAATGGCACTGATGAGGTCGCTCAGCTATCCAGAAGCTTCCAAGCGATGACCCTACGCCTAAAAGAAATGATTGGACATGTACTCGTTACCTCAAACACAGTAGTCACCGATTCCAATTCCTTAAGAGAGCGTGTAGACGTCTTAAATGAAATGGCGGACCACTCTAGCTCTTCCGTAGTAGAAATCGGCAAAGGTAGTACGACCATCGCGAGCAGTGCTCTAGATAATTCAAAAGCTATGGAAGAAATCAATTTCGGCATTCAGCATATTGCTTCAGCAGCTACCGAAGTCACAGAGCAGATCAGTGAAGCTTCCGCTGAGGCGAGTGGTGGTAATGAGATTGCTCAAAGTGCTGTTCTGCAAATGCGCCAGGTTGAACGTGCTTCTTTGCAGTCACTGGAGCAATTACAAATTATGAACGAACGTTCAGTAATGATCGGAGAAGTCGTTCATAGTATTACTGAAATTACGAAGCAAATCCAAATGCTGTCACTCAATGCTTCGATCGAAGCAGCGCGTGCAGGCGAACATGGTCGCGGCTTTGCCGTTGTTGCCGGAGAAGTACGCAAGCTTTCCGAACAATCCCGTAATGCGAATGAGCAGATCCGTGATTTCCTACTCGGACTTCAGGAAGATATGAATCGCTCCGTTACTGAGATGAACCAGGTGAATTCTGAGGTAGCCTCTGGGGTAGGCAAGGTGACAGAAGCGGGCGATGCCTTCAATCACCTCCTGATTCTGATCCAGAGCATCAATCAGAATATTCAATCCGTATCTGCGGCTACGCAGCAAATCTCAGCAAGTACGGAAGAAGTCAGTGCTTCCGTCGAGGAAACCGCACAAATTACTTCAAGATCCCAAGAAAGTGCGGATACATTATCCGAGAACTCAGAGCGCCAGCGTATAGAGCTTGAAGGACATGCAGTAACCGTCCAACATCTCTATGAGCAGGCTAAGAAGCTTCAGGAAGCTGTACAACAATTTAAGATCTAA
- a CDS encoding YnfA family protein: MVAAILLFVIAGLAEIGGGYLVWLWLRESRPLWYGLVGSLILIGYGIIPTLQKFPSFGRVYAAYGGVFIVLAVLWGWLVDKKTPDVYDWVGAVICVIGVSVILWAPRH; the protein is encoded by the coding sequence ATGGTTGCTGCCATTCTGCTATTTGTAATTGCCGGCCTTGCTGAGATTGGAGGCGGATACTTGGTATGGTTATGGCTGAGAGAATCACGACCTCTCTGGTACGGTTTGGTAGGTTCTTTGATTCTGATTGGCTATGGCATTATCCCTACATTGCAGAAGTTTCCGTCCTTCGGAAGAGTGTATGCAGCTTACGGTGGGGTATTTATCGTACTAGCTGTGTTATGGGGCTGGCTTGTAGACAAGAAAACACCCGATGTATATGACTGGGTCGGTGCTGTTATTTGTGTGATCGGCGTATCGGTCATTCTTTGGGCGCCGAGACATTAG